The Panacibacter microcysteis DNA window AGTAATAGATTTCTCCAAAACGACCGCCAGGTACAATGTATGGAAAGGGTAACGGTATTAAGGAACTATATGCGTGGCTGGTTTGATCATCTGCGCTTCTTGTAAGTACGCTCCAAAGGTTATTGATATGTGCCGTTACGCTTTCTTCCCGTTTTGTATAATGTTGTTGTGGCGGTGTTGGTATGGAAAAGTTGCTTTTTATAAAAGCACCGAGATCGAAACCGGGATCATTTTTATGCAACTGGTATTTTATGTTGATTGCCTCGAGTGGTTGCTGCGTGGTGCAGTCGGTAAATGTTTTTCCGTCCGGGAATATTTGCTGCATTTGTACTGCATCAAAAAGTTCGTGGTACTGGTAAAGTTCTTTCTGTTTCATACATGTTTGCTTTACTGGTTAAACATGTTTCTCAAAGGCTGTCTGTACGCTATACTGCGCAGGCCTGCGGTTGGCAAATCTTGTGCTGCAGTATCGTTGTTGCCAAAAGTTGTACAGTACAAGTGAGTGACACAAGGGACGATGCCATAAAAAACCGCAGCCCGCCACCCATAAAAAAATCAATGCCCGCCACCCATATTTTTAAAATCTGCTGAGGCTGCGTTCTTTTTATGCAGCCTGTTGAAAATGATGATGCCGGCTATTAATATCACAATGGGAACAAGTGAAAAATAAAAAGCTGTTTGCCCACCAAAATGTTCAAAAATGTTGCCGGTTATCAGCGAACCGGAGGAGCCGCCCAGCGCAGAAAACAAAATGATAAGGCCGGCCATGATACCATGCTTTGGTTTTTCGAGCGAGCTGAGAACAATGGAATTAATAACAGGATATATTGGGGCAAGTACAAAGCCGATCAACGGGAAAATGAATGCAATCGAAGGCACATCGCGCAGCGCCGTTATTTTTGTTCCTTTAAACGTGCTGATAAACGTTTGAATAGCCGGCATAGCATACAATACCAGACAAGCCGCGGCAACAAGACAGGTTATCAGCCATGCAACCCAGCCGATTTTTTTAAGTATAATACCCGTTACAAACCTGCCAAATGCTATGGAACCTGCCAGAATACTGGCCATTTGAATGCTCAGTACATCGTTTAACTGTAATACCTCTTTATTGAATGTGGGCAGCCAGCTCATAATGCTTTGCTCAAGCAGTACATACATAAATGCACATAGAATAAAAACAAGCACAATAGGCGTAAACAGTAAGCGGAACATTCCGGCGAAGTTGTTAGCCGTTGTTTTATTCTTTTCATGCGCGGCAGATTCATCGAGCGGGGATGCGAGTAACAACAACAGTGCAAGCAGCGATATACCACCCAGCAGGTAGTAAACGTTGAGCCACTCTGTGGAAGCAGGGTTTGCTTTATTAATAAACAACGGAAAGATAAAATAACTGGCAACCACACCTACACCAAAAAATGATTCTACAAAGTTCATAATGCTCAGGTGTTCTTTCTCACTTTTAGTAATAAGACCAATAGAGCCATACACAGACATTTTAATAAGAGCAAAGCTTGAACCGATGGTTGCAAACAACAACTCTATCATAAAAATGCCTTTGGTAAACGGCATAATAAAACACAGCAGTGTTACTGCAGCCAAAGCAATGAGCATAGCTTTTTTATAACCAATTTTGGTAATGTAAGAAGTAACTACAAAAGACACAAAAGCAATGCTGAGGTCTTTAAAAGGTTCCAGCACTGCGGCCTGCGATTTAGAAATTTGATAGCTTGACTGTACGAGCAGTATTACGGTGCCCACGCTATTTAGTAAAATTGCAAACACAAAATAATTAAGGAAAAGAGAGAGTTTAATTTTCCAGTTATGCATAGCAATCGTTTGTGGTATACAAAGAGTTTACAAGATAGTTATTAAAGCAATATGTTGGGAATAGGTAACCGGCTGCAGGCCTTGTGGCATCGCCTGTTGCCACGCTCGGTTCAGGGTTCCGTTTTTATGGCGGCTGCAGCGTTGCGGTTTACACAGTGCCTGACCATAAAACCCGTTTATTGGCCGCGTTGGCAGTTGCTGCAATTGTTAAAGAACCATCAAACAACAAAAAAAATTTTGACAGGTGGATTTTGCTTTATTACTTTGAATTACAAAGTGCTTTTATGAGTGATCAAAATCATCATTTAAATACGCTGCAGGATATTAAGCAAATGATGGAACGCAGCAGCCGTTTTATAAGCCTTAGTGGTTTAAGCGGTATAGCTGCCGGCATATGTGCGCTTATTGGTGCATGGTTTGCGCATGGCATTATAGACAATAACCGCAGCAGTATTGCCAATCTTAAAACCATTCATCATAACGATGACAGCACCATATCGCTGGCGGCTTATATGGGCAACCCATTAATGCAGATAGCAGCACTTACTTTTCTTGCAGCCTTGGTACTGGCTTTTGCATTTACATACCTGCGCAGCAGGAAAACCAATACACCCATATGGGGCTCTACAGCAAGGCGGGTAATGATCAATGTAGCCATACCAATGATTGTTGGTGGTATATACCTGTTGAAACTGATTGAAAATGAAGCCTACGGGTATATAGCGCCGGGCTGTTTAATTTTTTATGGCCTGGCGGTGCTCAATGCCAGTAAATACACACTTCCTGAACTCCGGTATCTTTCATTCGGCTTACTCCTGTTGGGTATAATTAATCTGTGGTATGTAGGATATGGTATTTATTTTTGGGCAATGGGCTTTGGCGTATTGCATATCATTTACGGTGCAATCATGTGGTGGAAGTATGAAAGAAGCAGCGCATAAATAAAGGCACAAATAACGGTAGAGTAAATGAAAAATCCGATCGAAAATCTGAACAAAGCTTTTGATAGCCGTGTGCGCCTCGGCATAATGAGTGCTGTTATGGTAAATGCTGAAGTAAACTTTAACCAGTTGAAAGAATTGATACAGGTAACAGATGGTAACCTGGCAAGTCATCTGAAAGCTTTGGAAGAAGCAGGTTACATAAAGGTGAACAAAGGCTTTATAGGCCGCAAAACCAACACCACTTATACCGCAACAAAATCCGGCGAGAAGGCATTTAAGCAGCACCTCGATGCACTTGAGCAAATGATAAGAGCTACCAAATAATTTTTTTTACATATAAACTTTGAATTTCAAAGTGCTTTTAAAATACACCTATGCTGTCATCTCACTTATAGCAAGAATATGGTTATTTACTTCTTTGTGCTTTGGTGGTAGGCAGCGTGGCATTGTTTATTGTGCTGGCCATAGTAATGTATGCAAGCCGTAAAGTAAACTGGTATGGCAGTGATGCAATACCGCAGGAAATGGTGTAAGGCTTTTTTGTAGCCAGGCTGCAGAACAGGTATGAAGCATCCGTTGCGTCGCACTCTTGTACTGCTGAAGCATTGGTGAGCAGGTGCGCAGATCTGCATAGTAACGCAACATGTACTAACAAGTTAAAAATAAGTTTTAACCCGCTAAACTACCTGGAGAACGTTGACTTTGGGGAGAATCAAAGATTATGAGCAACCGGCAGTATGGCCTTGTACGGCTTCAACCCTTTTGCATGGTATATAAAAGCACGTTGTTTGCACCATGCTGCCATAAAAATATGCTGTACAAGAGTGCGACGCAAGGAACGGTGAAGAGTGCTGTACTGCCGGGCTCATAATTATCACTTCACATTTTTAAACAGTTAATAAAAACAACATGATCAAAGACGGCATTCATGTACGGTTTGTAATAACCGGAAAACGAAACACATTTTTAAAAGCATTTGTATATGCGTTTAATGGTATTGTTCATTTTTTTATGTATGACAGAAATGGAAGGTTTCATTTGGGAGCAGCGCTGGCTGCGGTTCTTGGTGGCTTTGCACTCAACATCAGTAATACCGAGTGGCTGATCATTTTGCTGTGCACAGGGCTGGTAATTGCGTTTGAGATGATCAATGCAGCCATTGAAAAGCTATGCGATGTGGTACACAGAGAATTTCATCCTGCCATAAAAATAATCAAAGACATGAGTGCGGGTGCAGTGCTCTGGGTTTCAATTATCAGTTTGCTGGTGGGTACTTTTATTTTCTTTCCTAAAATAATAATATTGTTATGATACGCAGATTAATCAATAAGTTTTCAGGCTTCGAGCAGATGATTTTTGTTTCGATGTGTTTTACGGTAAGTATGGTTGGCTTGCGCTATGCTTACACTGGTGAGAGGCTGTATTTCTTTTATCCGTGGAATCTTTTCCTGGCAACTGTGCCACTGTTATTCAGCAGGCGGCTTACAAAGTTTAAAAGGTTTAATTTCAAAGCGTGTATGATGCTGGGCTGCTGGCTGTTGTTTTTACCCAATGCACCCTATATTATTACAGATATTTTTCACTTTGAGGAAAGGCCGCTCATTCCTTTCTGGTTCGATCTGCTGATTGTTATTTCCGGTGCGTGGAATGGTATTGCACTTTGTATTACTTCATTACTGCAGGTAGAGCGGTTTCTTGTAAAACATATAAGGCCGATGTTTCACCTGCCGCTGACGATATTGCTTATTACGCTATGTAGTTATGGTATTTATCTGGGACGCTACAAGCGTTACAATAGCTGGAACATCATTACCAACCCTGGGGATATTGCACACACCATGCTAAGCCATGTAGCTGAGCCGGTAGAGCATATACAGGCGTGGATGTTTACCGTATCGTTTGCCATGCTGCTTGCGCTCATGTATTTTACGGTAAAGAAAATACCAGGCCTGGTGCGTGTGGAGAAAAGCTGAGTTACTTTAAGATAGAAAGTGGCCTTTTCAGGTATACAAAAGTCTCTTTGTAACATAACCATGTATAGAAAAAAGCCATGAAGGGAGTTACATATTCAACAATGTATATTACGCCTGGTGCTGAATTGAAAAAAAGACTAAGCCCTGCTATTATGTAGCTTATGTTATGATACCACCTTCTTACGGAGCCGCGTTTTATAAAGTAGCCGGACACTTCATGTGCAACCATGCTTACCAGGTGATAAAAACCGGTAATAAACAATGCCGCCAGCAGGTTGAGTTCAAAGCCATCTTTACTGGCAGCAACAAAAAAGAGGAACGTTACCATCAACAACAGCTGCAAAAAAAAGTCCACCTGTTTTATCAACTTCATATACCGTATTATACTTTCAGGAATTGATTTAAAATCTTATGCAAGACTGGTAAACCCGGCTTTGCCTTTATTTAAGGAGCTTTATAAAGTTGCTCCAGAACCAGTTCTCTTCGGCTTTTATAAGCACGTCCATTGATTTCTCTGCCTGGCCGGCAAATTTTTTGAGGTTATCAACGGTTTCGGAAAATGCTTTTACCTCGGGGTTACGCTTGTCTCCTTCTATGTCGCTTAGCTGGTTAAGCACTTTGACCATGGGGTCCAGTTCGCGCTTCTTTCGCTGGTACATAATTTTCGTGGCTACTTTCCAGATGTCTTTTTCTGCAGAGAAGTATTCCTTCCTGTCTCCCGGTACAATTACTTTTTCTACCAGCCCCCATTGTATCAGGTCGCGTATGTTCATATTGGCATTACCACGGCTGATGCTCAGCTCTTCCATGATATCATCCGTGCTCAGCGGTTTGCTGGCTACCAGCAACAGTGAATGTACCTGCGCCATTGTTCTGTTGATGCCCCATTGCGTGGCAAGTACGCCCCAGCTTTGAATGAATTGTTGTTTTGCTTCTGCAAGCTTCATGATGTAAAGCTAAACAGGTTTTCTGAATTTTCAAAAATTATTGAAAGATTATGCATTACTGTTCCGCGGGTTTACCGCTTTGCTATTATTGTTTCAGTGCTGAAGATTTGTGCCACCATAGTGAATGCATATTGAGCCAACAATCATGCACAGATACAAACATGTTACAGTTAATAAACTATGTTGTTTTAAAAAATTTTCTTTGGTTCATGTTATTATTACGAAAACATTTTTAACTTAACAACTTATATATAATTTTTAAAAAATTCCTCTCCCATGGCAAAAGCAAATAAAAAGAAAGCCGCCAAGAAAGCAGCCCCTAAAAAAGCTGCGAAGAAAGCTGCTCCTAAAAAAGTTGCTCCTAAAAAAGCAGCTCCAAAGAAAGCAGCAAAAAAGGCAGCACCTAAAAAAGCAGCAAAGAAGGCAGCGCCTAAAAAAGCTGCTCCCAAAAAAGCAGTAAAGAAGGCCGCTCCTAAAAAGGCTGCCAAAGCAGCGCCTAAAAAAGCAGCTCCTAAAAAGGCAGCAAAAAAGGCGGCTCCAAAGAAAGCAGCAAAAAAAGCGGCTGCTAAAAAAGTAACACCGCCACCAGCGCCGGCACCTGCACCAGAAGTAGTTGAAATGCCGGCAGAATCTACCAGCACTTCTGAAGAGGGTGGAGAAGCAATGCCATCTTAAACTTTTTCTCTATATAAAAAGCCGCAGTAATCACATACTGCGGCTTTTTATTTGGTAGCTATATGGTGCTAATGTTTATCGTAACAAATCACAAGGCTTTAAACCGGTGTGCTTTTTAAAAGCTGCTGAAAAGTGAGAGATAGAAGAGTAACCAAGCAGGGCAGAAACATCTGTAACACTCAATCCTTTTTCATACAACAGGTATTTGGCATGTTCCATACGTTGCTGCTGGTAAAAATCGAAAATCGTTGTACCAAAAATTTCCTTGAAACCCTTCTTCAGGTAACATTCATTCATGGCTACTTTACGGCTCAGTTCCTTTATGGTAATCGGATCACCGATGTGTTGCAGCAGTATTTCCCTTGCCTGGTAAATCCTGTCCCTGCCAGCTTCATCTGCCAGGAACTTACAAGTAAAGCCATCTTCTTTCTCATCAACCAGGCATTCCAGGCTATAAAGCAGTAACTCATGCACCTTGGCATTGACGAAAATATTTTCGAGGCTGCCGCTGTAGCTATGGTTCAGCAAGCCATCCAGGCTCATTCTTTTACGGTTACATACCGGGAAAATCTTTGTAAAGGAATTGGGATGTTTAAACGCAAGCACTTCATCTTTACGGTTACTCAGCTTTACATTATGTACAAACTGGTACAGGAAAGTAGAAGAAAAGTGAAACGAAAAAACATCTATACTATCGTGTTTACCGCTACAGTTATTGGTAGGCGTTTCATTACAATTGGCACAGCTCTTTTCAAAACAGTATTTATTGCCGCTGATGCAAAACCGTAACTCCAGGAAATTATCTTCCGGCCTTTTGGCATTGTAATGATATACCATCATACCCGTATCGTCACTCTTCCACTGGTCCTGCGGGTAATACCGGCGAATAACATATTGAATAGAACCTGGAATGAACTGCTCTTTCATGTGCAATAAATTCATTCCCGGGTCAATTGTATTGCGGTGGGCCACTTTTAATATATCTAATGCCTGTAACATCAACGGCAAAATTAATGTATCTACATTTAATTCCGGTGTTAAGGTTTGTCATGCCCTTGTAAAACAAATAAACCTCTATTTTTACCCCCAAACTTTTTACTTAATGGATGCAATTGTAAACGAGGTTACCAACCTGTTTGAACAACACTTTAACAAGCCCTGCACTGCAATTACCAAACTGCCCCAAAGCGGCAGCGACAGAACCTATTTCCGTGTATATGATGAAAACAACACATACATTGCCACCTATGGCCTCAATATAAAAGAGAACGATACGTTCATTTACTTCAGCCGGCACTTCGAAAGCAAAGACCTCCCTGTACCGCACATATACGCGGTAAATGAAGCAAAAACAATTTACATACAGGAAGACCTGGGAACAAACTCCCTGCTGAATAAACTGGAACAACATGGCCACAACGACCAAGTGTATGGCCTGTTTTGCAAAAGCCTTGATAAGCTTGCCCGCATACAGATCAAAGGGCACGAAGCGCTGGATTATGGCCGTTGTCTCACTGCCAAAGAGTTTGGCAGGCAGGCTATCATGAGCGACCTGCTATACTTTAAATATTATTTCCTGGATACATTGCAGCTTCCTTACGACAAACAGGCTATGCTCGATGATTTTGAAGCCCTTGGCAGCTACCTTACAAAAACGGAGTATAAATATTTTATGTTCCGCGATTTTCAAAGCCGTAATATTATCGTAAACAACGATGAGGTTTTCTTTATCGATTACCAGGGCGGCATGCAGGGTGCATTGCAATACGATGTTGCAAGCCTGCTCTGGCAGGCCAAAGCAGAACTGAGCAACGAGTGGAAAGACAGCCTGCTCAGTTATTACATGGACAGGATCGATGCGTTGCTTGACAAACCTGTAAACAGGCTCATCTTCACCAGCCAGTATAATGGTTACGTGCTTATCAGGCTTTTACAGGTATTGGGCGCATACGGCTTTCGTGGCTTGTTTGAAAGAAAGGCGCACTTCCTTGCCAGTATTCCCCTGGCATTAAAAAACCTCCGGTATTTTATGGCGCACCGGCAAACCGGCATTGCATTGCCTGAGTTTGACCGCATACTACACATTATTGTGGCAGACGACATTGCAGCCCGCTTTAAAACGGTGCAGGCAACTGAACAAACACCGCTTGTTGTAAAGATCAAAAGTTTCTCGTACAAGAAAGGAATACCGGAAGACAACAGCGGCAACGGTGGCGGCTTTGTATTCGATTGTCGCGGATTGCTCAATCCCGGCCGTTTTGCTGAGTACAAAACGTTATCAGGTAAAGACAAACGGGTAATGGATTTCCTGGAACAAAAAACCCGGATGACCACTTTTCTAAACAGTGTTTTCGATCTTGTAGATATCTCGGTTGAAGATTATATCACACGCAACTTTGAGAGCTTGTCTGTAAATTTTGGTTGTACCGGCGGCCAGCATAGAAGCGTGTATGCGGCAGAACAAACAGCCAGGCATCTTAAGAACAAATACAAGGTTAAGATAGAGCTGGAACATTGTAATGAACAAAACTGGGTACGCCCGCAGTAGTGATGAAATGATGTACCCGGCAGCATAACGGGTGGAATCGTTCCTTGCGTCGCACACTTGTACAATAAAACATTATTCAGCAGCTCCGGCGCCATCAGCATACGTAATGGCTGGCTGGCAATACAAATACCCCGCAAATAATTTTAAATAATGAAAGGAATGATATTGGCAGCAGGCCTCGGCACAAGGCTTAAACCATTTACAGATAAACACCCCAAGGCACTGGCTGTTATAAATAATAAAACACTCCTGCAACGTAATATTATGTACCTGCAGCAACACAACATTTACGATGTTGTTGTAAACGTACACCACTTTGCAGACCAGCTAACCGGCATAATAGCGCAACACCAGGGCTGGGGCAGCAATGTTGTAATAAGCGACGAAACAGACGCTGTACTGGAAACAGGCGGCGGTTTAAAAAAAGCAAGACCCTTTTTACAGGATGCGCAAACATTTGTACTGCTAAACTGCGATGTACTTACAGATCTCGACCTTTCAGCAATGATCAGCCTGCACAACGCTCAGCAGCCGCTGGCTACACTGGCAGTTACACGGCGTAAAACCTCCCGCTATTTTTTATTTGACGATCATAAAAGGCTATGTGGCTGGCGCAACGTTAACACCGGTGAAGAAAGAATTGCAAGACCCGCAGAAGTATTGCACCAAAAAGCGTTTAGCGGTATTCATGTGCTAAGCAACCGCATTTTCGATGTTATGCAGCAACAAGGCAAATTCTCTATGGTGGATGTATATCTTTCTCTTGCAGCATCAGAAAGAATACAGGCTTTCGATCATTCAGACAGTAAGTTTATAGACGTTGGTAAGCCCGAAAGCATTCAGCAGGCCGAAGCACTGTTTTTATAATGCCGCTACAAACTTGCAGCCACGCCGCTGACACGCAACGCAGCAGCCGCCATAAAAGTGGAACGCACAAGTGAGTGACACAACAGGTGATGCCATGCAAAACCACAGCTTACCCACAAATACTGCTGCTTTAAATAAACAGCAGGCGATAATTATCAGTTAGTGCTTGCAGCAAAGCGCCTTTGCCTGTACATTTGATCAAATCTTTTGTGTACATGCTATCAAAACTTCCGGATGTTGGTACAACCATTTTTACTGTTATGAGCCAGCTTGCGCTGGAGCACCAGGCAATCAATCTCGGGCAGGGTTTTCCCGATTTTCCCATGAGCAGCGAGCTTACCAATCTTGTAAACAAAGCCATGCAGGACGGGCACAACCAGTATGTACACATGAATGGACTGCCATTGCTTACGCAGCGTATTGCCGCTAAAATTGAGAAACTGTACCACACCGCTGTAGATGCTGCAAGCCAGGTTACAGTTACACCCGGCGGTACGTATGCAATTTACACGGCTCTTACAACCATACTGCATGCAGGCGATGAAGTGATTGTATTTGAGCCGGCTTACGACAGTTATATTCCCAACATAGAGATCAATGGTGCCAAAGCCATAAGAATATCATTACAGTTTCCTGCTTACAACATTCCGTGGCATGAAGTAAGGCAACAGGTTTCTCCACGCACAAAAGCGATCATTATTAACTCGCCACACAACCCTACCGGTGCCGTACTTACTGCTGCTGACATGCAGGAGCTACAGGCAATTGCCGAAGCGCATGATCTCTACATTATAAGCGATGAAGTATATGAGCACCTTGTGTTTGATGGCATAGAACACCAAAGCATACTACGCTATCCTGCATTGCTGCAGCGGGCATTTGTATGCTTTTCGTTTGGCAAAACATACCATTGCACCGGCTGGAAGATCGGTTATTGCGTAAGCGCCCCGGCACTGATGAAAGAGTTTAGAAAAGTACACCAGTTTAATTGTTTCTCCTGCAATGCACCGGTACAATATGCATTGGCGGAGTACCTGTTAAACGAAGATGCATACTTGCAACTCGGTTCGCAAATGCAGCAAAAACGAGACTATCTCAGAACGTTGATGGCGGCTACACCTTTTGAACTGATACCCTCTCACGGAAGTTATTTTGAATGCTACAGCTACGCGGCCATAAGTAATGAAAGCGATAAAGATTTTGTGATGCGCCTAACAAAAGAAAAAGGCGTGGTGGCCATTCCGCTGAGTGCTTTCTACAAAGAGGCTACAGACAATAAGGTGGTGCGTTTCTGTTTTGCAAAAAAAGCTGAAACATTGAAAACAGCCGTTGAAAAACTGATGCACTAAGCAGCTGCACTTCGTGGCATCGCCTGTTGTGTCACTCACTTCTGCGTTCCTCTTTTATGGCAGCTTTGGCGATCAGCAAATAATCCCGTGGCCAAACATTTCATACAACTATATCAGAATGCTTCAATCTGCTATGCTGCACTATGCTTTAGCTTTAGAAGCTAAACTGGTTTAATTTACACGTCTAAAATATGTTGCCGTGAAAAAAAACGCTTTGCTTCTTTTGCTGGCTCTAACCTGTGTGTTCCGGGCGCATGCCTATGTGGCCTTACAGCCTGTAAATCTTACCTGTGAATATATTGAGAACCCGCTGTGTATAGATATTGCGAACCCACGTTTTGCATGGACATTCAACAGCACGGAAAGAAATGCGCTGCAAACGGCTTATGAAATTATTGTAAGTAAAACACCTGCAGACGTTGAGCACGGTAAAGCCACAGAGTGGTCTACAGGAAAGATCGCTTCATCTGACAATATACAAATTGAATATGCAGGTGCCCCTCTTACGTCTTTTACAAAATATTACTGGCGTGTAAGGGTGTACGATCAAAACGGTACAGCATCAGCATGGAGTGCTGTAAACATCTTTGAAACGGCCATGCTTTCACCAGCAGACTGGACGGCAAAATGGATCAGTGATGGCTCCAGGAATCCTGCACGTGACGAAGACCGCTTTAAGGAAGATCGGATGCCACTGTTTAGGAAAACATTTAAAGGCAGTAAAAAAATAATTGCAGCAAAATTATACATAAGCGGGCTGGGTTATTATGAAGCATATTTAAACGGCCGTAAAGTGGGGAACCATGTGCTCGACCCTGGCTTTACCACTTATAAAAAAGAGGTACTGTATGCGGTATATGATGTGACCCCTATGGTACAGCAAGGCATAAACGTTGCAGCAATCGCGCTCGGTGCAGGATGGTGGAACCCTTTACCAATAAAATTCTTCGGCCGCTGGGACCTGCGTGATTACCAGCAGACAGGCAGGCCCTGCGTAAAAGCAGAAGTACATATTACTTACAAAGACGGTTCCGTTGATAAAATCGTTACTGATGAATCGTGGCTTACAGCTCCCGGGCCTGTAACGCACAACAATGTTTACCTCGGTGAAAAATATGACGCCCGCCTGGAGCAGCCCGGCTGGAACACTTTACAGGCTGATAAAACAGCATGGAAGCAGGCTGTGCAGGTGAATGGCCCTGATGGCACATTAAAAGCGCAAATGCAGCCTGCAATACAGGTAACAAAAACGATTAAGCCGGTAAAAATATATGAACAGGGCAAAGACACTTTTATAGTAGATATGGGGCAAAATTTTGCTGGTGTTGTAAGAATACATGTAACCGGTAACGAGGGAGACAAAATTACCATGCGCTTTGGTGAGGATGTATACACGAATGGTTCACTGAATTACATGACATCTGTAATGACACAAATAAAAAAAGGCGCTATCAAGGCCCCACCTGGTGCCCCTGAAACAGCGTGGCAGGAAGACGGCTATATACTGAAGGGAGGAGCGACAGAATCATGGAACCCGCACTTTACTTTTCACGGCTTTCGTTACGTGGAAGTAACAGGCTGGCCCGGTACACCAACCATAGAAAACTTCGAAGGTTTACGCATGAACAGTGCAGTGAATGTAAACGGAACATTCAGTTGTTCGAATGAACAGTTCAACACGTTGCACGAAGTAATACAATGGACATTTCTTAGCAACATATTCAGTGTGCAGTCAGATTGCCCTGCACGTGAAAA harbors:
- a CDS encoding family 78 glycoside hydrolase catalytic domain, with the protein product MKKNALLLLLALTCVFRAHAYVALQPVNLTCEYIENPLCIDIANPRFAWTFNSTERNALQTAYEIIVSKTPADVEHGKATEWSTGKIASSDNIQIEYAGAPLTSFTKYYWRVRVYDQNGTASAWSAVNIFETAMLSPADWTAKWISDGSRNPARDEDRFKEDRMPLFRKTFKGSKKIIAAKLYISGLGYYEAYLNGRKVGNHVLDPGFTTYKKEVLYAVYDVTPMVQQGINVAAIALGAGWWNPLPIKFFGRWDLRDYQQTGRPCVKAEVHITYKDGSVDKIVTDESWLTAPGPVTHNNVYLGEKYDARLEQPGWNTLQADKTAWKQAVQVNGPDGTLKAQMQPAIQVTKTIKPVKIYEQGKDTFIVDMGQNFAGVVRIHVTGNEGDKITMRFGEDVYTNGSLNYMTSVMTQIKKGAIKAPPGAPETAWQEDGYILKGGATESWNPHFTFHGFRYVEVTGWPGTPTIENFEGLRMNSAVNVNGTFSCSNEQFNTLHEVIQWTFLSNIFSVQSDCPAREKMGYGADMVVSSNAFIYNYNMAQFYTKAVTDFANEQRPGGGITEIAPFTGIADRGYGDESGPMGWQLGFAFLQKQLYDFYGDKRIIAQHYNAFTRQMLFLQKQSFENLFYWDIGDHEALDTKPDAFSASCFYYNHAKLAAEFAGILGKTTDSIQYGGLAEDIKEAIVYKYNVRNTGRFDNATQSAQILALWYDLAPDKKAAFDVLMKEFERHHMHVSTGIFSTKMMFDVLRTYNRNDIAYTITDQRGYPGWLNMINNGATTLWETWAYPESSPSQNHPMFGSVDEWFYRSLLGINPASPGFKTIIIKPQPAGDLRWAKGSYQSIRGTITSEWKKTADAFTLNVTIPANTTALVYVPAKQNAAVKESGIQVNILRYEDGYAVIEAGSGTYTYTTQ